From the genome of Homalodisca vitripennis isolate AUS2020 unplaced genomic scaffold, UT_GWSS_2.1 ScUCBcl_5535;HRSCAF=12304, whole genome shotgun sequence:
GGGAGTGACAGTGCTGCAACAGTTTCCCATGACCGAGAACCGAACCGGGCCACAGACCATCGAGTTTCTGACAAAGCGAGTGTCAGCACTTGGTGCAGTGCAGTGTGGACAGGCATTAGTGGACTGTGAAACATACATGTCGGTGCCACAACTCGGAGCCCAACGAACTATCCACGTTCTACATAACTCAGAACAGCCGGCAACGGTTTTCTCCTTGTTGGACACCGGTACCAAGACTATCCCTCTAATCGCAGACCAGCTCTTTGACATGCTTATGCTCAAGATGTTGCCTTTCTACACATCGAAGAAACAGACAAAAATCGAGGCTAAGGGTCCGAGGTTTGAGTTGGGTGACTTCTTGATCAAACTAGGTAGTGTAACCATGAGCCAAAACTTCAAAGGCGTGCTTGTTGAAGTAGAGTATAGACCATGTGTAATACCTGCAAGTTGCTGGGAGCTGATGCGTGAGTTCCTGCAAGGCTTCCTCGGATCTTCTGTCCAGAGCTTGCCCCCGCAATACCTTCAGAACCGTATGAATGATATTTATCAGCCTTTGGATACTGTACATCAGTATTTAGAACATTTCTCCATGTACAGGAAGACAACTGGTGTTATGAGTTATAattgaatatatgtttttaaaaattgtgtccTTAATATACATGTAGTAATGAAAGCCAGATAACGATAGTAATTTCCGTACACTTCTCTAGACATGAACCTTTGATAGGTACAAATTACTGTATGAGTAGCCACagacattttctcttttaaatttcaGAGttct
Proteins encoded in this window:
- the LOC124373431 gene encoding mediator of RNA polymerase II transcription subunit 20, with product MGVTVLQQFPMTENRTGPQTIEFLTKRVSALGAVQCGQALVDCETYMSVPQLGAQRTIHVLHNSEQPATVFSLLDTGTKTIPLIADQLFDMLMLKMLPFYTSKKQTKIEAKGPRFELGDFLIKLGSVTMSQNFKGVLVEVEYRPCVIPASCWELMREFLQGFLGSSVQSLPPQYLQNRMNDIYQPLDTVHQYLEHFSMYRKTTGVMSYN